The following coding sequences lie in one Arachis stenosperma cultivar V10309 chromosome 5, arast.V10309.gnm1.PFL2, whole genome shotgun sequence genomic window:
- the LOC130983279 gene encoding pentatricopeptide repeat-containing protein At5g06540-like, which translates to MSSCSIKKCLKVLEKCKCKSMNQLKQAHAQFFPNGLQHNTFALSRLLALSSHHHGTLAYSFRIFQHIHNPTLCIFNTILNAFFINGNSKGTIHLFIDMVRRRLNPDHYTLPCVLKACTSLGSVSLGEIVHGYGSKLGLLCDVFVGNSLIALYSACGDPVAARKVFDEMPNLNAVSWTMMIAGYAKVGDIDSARLFFDEAPERDMGIWGAMISGYVKNNCFNEGLHLFRLIQSTDEVPDESILVSILSSCAHLGALDIGIWVHRYLNEARITFSIRLSTSLLDMYAKCGHLVMAKRLFDSMKERDVVCWNAMIFGMAMHGDGISALQLFLDMEKAGIKLDDLTFIAIFTACSYSGMVLEGLKLLDKMFNVHKIEPKIEHYGCLVDLLSRAGLFKEAMVMIRRIRDSGSGTSEEALSWRAFLSACCNHGQTKFAELAAAKLLKLENHSGVYVLLSNLYATTGKYSETRRVRDMMKNKGSEKAPGCSSVEIDGVISEFIAGEKTHLQMHEIHSVLKKMHMQLD; encoded by the coding sequence ATGTCAAGTTGTAGCATCAAGAAATGCCTCAAAGTATTGGAGAAATGCAAATGCAAGAGCATGAACCAACTCAAGCAAGCACACGCTCAATTCTTTCCCAATGGTCTTCAGCACAACACTTTCGCACTCAGCAGGCTCCTCGCTTTAAGCAGCCACCATCATGGAACCCTTGCTTATTCATTTAGAATTTTCCAACACATTCACAATCCCACACTCTGCATATTCAACACTATCCTTAACGCTTTCTTTATCAATGGCAACTCTAAAGGCACAATACATTTGTTCATTGACATGGTGCGCCGTAGATTGAACCCTGATCACTACACCCTTCCTTGCGTGTTGAAGGCGTGTACCTCGCTTGGAAGTGTTTCCTTGGGGGAGATTGTTCATGGGTATGGATCAAAATTGGGGCTTTTATGTGATGTCTTTGTAGGTAATAGTTTGATTGCATTGTACTCTGCCTGCGGTGATCCTGTGGCTGCACGtaaagtgtttgatgaaatgcctaACTTGAATGCTGTGTCTTGGACTATGATGATCGCAGGGTATGCTAAGGTGGGCGACATTGATTCAGCAAGACTTTTCTTTGATGAAGCACCTGAGAGGGATATGGGAATATGGGGTGCCATGATTTCTGGTTACGTGAAGAACAATTGCTTCAACGAAGGACTTCATCTATTTCGTTTAATACAGTCTACTGATGAGGTGCCAGATGAGTCTATATTAGTAAGCATTCTTTCTTCCTGTGCCCATCTGGGGGCTTTGGATATTGGTATTTGGGTACACAGATATCTGAATGAAGCAAGGATTACATTTAGCATTCGTTTGAGTACCAGTTTATTGGACATGTATGCAAAATGTGGTCACTTGGTCATGGCTAAAAGACTATTTGATTCCATGAAAGAGAGAGATGTTGTGTGTTGGAATGCAATGATTTTCGGGATGGCAATGCATGGAGATGGAATAAGCGCACTCCAGTTGTTTTTGGATATGGAAAAGGCTGGGATAAAGTTGGATGATCTAACATTCATAGCTATTTTTACAGCTTGTAGTTATTCCGGTATGGTACTTGAAGGTCTGAAATTGTTAGATAAGATGTTTAATGTGCACAAGATTGAGCCGAAGATCGAACATTACGGCTGTCTAGTTGACTTGCTAAGTCGAGCTGGGCTCTTCAAAGAAGCCATGGTTATGATAAGAAGAATAAGAGATTCAGGCAGCGGCACCTCTGAAGAGGCATTGTCTTGGAGGGCCTTTTTGAGTGCATGCTGCAACCATGGACAAACTAAATTTGCTGAACTTGCAGCTGCCAAACTCTTGAAGTTGGAGAACCACAGTGGCGTCTATGTTTTGCTTTCAAATTTATATGCAACAACCGGAAAATACAGTGAAACAAGAAGGGTTAGGGATATGATGAAGAATAAAGGATCAGAGAAAGCACCAGGTTGCAGCTCAGTTGAGATTGATGGGGTTATTAGTGAATTCATTGCTGGTGAAAAAACTCATCTACAAATGCATGAAATACACTCAGTTTTGAAGAAAATGCATATGCAATTGGATTAA